The genomic window ATATTACTTTGAGCCAAGTGAAAGAGGCGGTTGCTTTAATAAACAACCGCCCCAAAAAGAAACTAGGTTTCAGGACAACCATCGAGTTTTTAACTGAACTCGGAATATATCAACTGTTAAGTTTGACGTGACAATCTGCGTCAAGAAGGTTCTTTGGTCGCAGAAGGCACATTGGAACGAAACGTTGGAAATTTTTCTTCGAGAAAGGTTCTTGAAGCCCGCGGCAGCGCCGTCGGAGACCTCTTTATGCATCATCTGCATCTACGCGCTATTCTTTTTTGCTTTTGAAGTACTCTATAGTTTTGCGTAATCCTTCTTCCAGCGTAGTTGTTGGTGTCCAATTAAGCTTTTCTCGTGCCAGCGATATATCCGGCATGCGCTGTCTCGGATCATCATGAGGAAGAGATTTAAATTGCAGCACAGAATGAGAACCAGTCAGACTAATAATGTGCTCGGCGAGTTCTCTAATTGTCATCTCGTGAGGATTCCCCAAATTTACCGGTCCGGCAAAATCATCTTCTGTTCTATCCATCAGACGAATAATGCCTTCCACAAGATCATCAACAAAGCAAAAAGAGCGAGTCTGCGTTCCATCGCCATAAATGGTTACTGGTTCTTCCTTCAACGCTTGAATAATAAAATTTGAAACCACACGCCCATCGTGGGGATGCATATAAGGACCATACGTATTGAACAGACGGGCTACCTTAATGCGGACATTGTATTGGCGCTGGTAATCGAAGAATAGAGTTTCCGCACACCGCTTACCTTCGTCATAACAGGAGCGCACTCCCTTAGGGTTTACTTTCCCCCAGTAATCTTCTGTTTGCGGGTGTACTTCAGGGTCACCATAGACTTCCGAGGTTGAAGCCTGAAAAATTTTTGCGCCAGTCCGTTTGGCAAGTCCCAGCATGTTGATAGAGCCATGCACACTTGTTTTTACAGTCTGCACGGGGTCATACTGATAATGCACTGGTGATGCGGGACATGCCAGATTGTATATTTCATCAACTTCCACATAGAGTGGAAAGGTAATATCGTGTCGAAGCAATTCAAAATACGGTTCTTCCAGTAACTGGACTATATTTTCTTTTGTTCCTGTAAAAAAGTTATCGACGCATACTACTTCGCACTGTTTTTCCAACAGCCGTTTGCATAAATGAGCACCTAGAAAACCTGCTCCACCAGTTACCAACACTCGTTTTCGCGGTGTAAATGTCACGCTTACTCCCTCGCTAAAACATATGAATTTTTCAATATGATTTCAGCTGACTAGAGTAATAAGTCTCAACACGTAATTCTTTGATAAGTTACACAAAAAAAGAGGAAAGAGCATTTGCTCTATCCTCTTTTCAATTTCTAAGTATCCGACTAAACATTCACAAAGTTCAACGGCGCATGTGTCACACCACCGCCTGTTATGAACGTTTAGTTACGCCGAAAAACTTTTGAATATCTTTGCTGAAAAATTAGGCGTAAACGCCTGTGCTCCAGCCCGTCTACTCTATAGCTTTTCTACTAAGTCATCTACAAGCGCAGGAATGGTGTAATCTTCCGGCTGGATATCCGGTGTAAAACCAAACTGCTCAAGAGTTTTTGTCGTAATAGGACCAATGGAAGCAAGCTTCACCTTA from Halodesulfovibrio sp. includes these protein-coding regions:
- a CDS encoding UDP-glucuronic acid decarboxylase family protein, which produces MTFTPRKRVLVTGGAGFLGAHLCKRLLEKQCEVVCVDNFFTGTKENIVQLLEEPYFELLRHDITFPLYVEVDEIYNLACPASPVHYQYDPVQTVKTSVHGSINMLGLAKRTGAKIFQASTSEVYGDPEVHPQTEDYWGKVNPKGVRSCYDEGKRCAETLFFDYQRQYNVRIKVARLFNTYGPYMHPHDGRVVSNFIIQALKEEPVTIYGDGTQTRSFCFVDDLVEGIIRLMDRTEDDFAGPVNLGNPHEMTIRELAEHIISLTGSHSVLQFKSLPHDDPRQRMPDISLAREKLNWTPTTTLEEGLRKTIEYFKSKKE